One Gelria sp. Kuro-4 DNA segment encodes these proteins:
- the ribE gene encoding 6,7-dimethyl-8-ribityllumazine synthase, translating into MKTIEGQLNASGKRFALVAARFNEFITNRLLSGAVDCLTRHGAAGDDLTVAWVPGAFEIPLVAKRLAGSGQYDAVICLGAVIRGSTPHFEYVSAEVAKGIAQAALETEIPVIFGVLTTDSIEQAIERAGTKAGNKGWEAALTAVEMSSLLPQIKGE; encoded by the coding sequence ATGAAAACCATTGAGGGACAATTAAACGCATCTGGGAAACGTTTTGCCCTGGTGGCAGCAAGATTTAATGAGTTTATAACGAACAGACTTTTGAGCGGTGCTGTCGACTGCTTAACGCGTCATGGGGCTGCCGGCGACGATCTTACCGTTGCTTGGGTACCCGGCGCCTTTGAAATTCCGCTGGTGGCCAAGCGGCTGGCCGGCAGCGGGCAGTATGATGCGGTGATCTGCCTAGGCGCAGTGATCCGTGGCTCCACTCCGCATTTCGAATACGTCAGTGCTGAAGTCGCCAAAGGTATAGCCCAGGCGGCGCTGGAGACAGAGATTCCGGTGATCTTCGGTGTGCTGACCACGGACAGCATTGAACAGGCCATTGAGCGGGCAGGAACTAAGGCCGGCAACAAGGGATGGGAGGCCGCTCTTACGGCCGTCGAGATGAGTTCGCTCCTGCCTCAGATTAAAGGAGAATAA
- the ribE gene encoding riboflavin synthase produces the protein MFTGLVETMGKVKELRLLGRRNQLVIEEPGIAQQVKLGDSVAINGVCLTVVQCEGDRLIFDVMPETLRKTNLRSLTRGDYVNMERALAMGDRLGGHLLTGHIDGVGQVSARRTEGNAIIFTIHAPEEVTSLLVEKGSVAVDGISLTVGDLEPKGFWVSIIPHTLENTVLQHRRPGDKVNLEADLIGKYVLRYLKRPAPGSPGGITLDFLGQHGFLS, from the coding sequence ATGTTCACTGGATTAGTTGAAACCATGGGTAAGGTTAAGGAGCTTCGGTTGCTCGGCCGGCGAAACCAGCTTGTGATCGAGGAACCGGGAATCGCCCAGCAAGTTAAGTTGGGGGACAGCGTGGCCATCAACGGTGTATGTTTGACCGTCGTGCAATGCGAAGGCGACCGGTTGATCTTTGATGTGATGCCTGAGACATTAAGAAAGACAAATCTTCGCTCCCTAACAAGGGGAGACTACGTCAACATGGAGCGGGCACTGGCAATGGGCGACCGTTTGGGCGGTCATCTGCTGACCGGCCATATCGACGGCGTAGGGCAGGTGTCGGCCCGGCGCACAGAGGGTAATGCCATCATCTTTACCATCCACGCTCCCGAAGAGGTGACCTCACTCCTGGTTGAGAAAGGGTCGGTGGCTGTAGACGGGATCAGCCTGACCGTTGGTGACCTCGAGCCAAAGGGATTTTGGGTCTCGATCATTCCCCATACTCTGGAAAATACCGTGCTGCAGCATCGCCGGCCCGGCGACAAGGTCAACTTGGAGGCCGACCTGATCGGGAAATATGTGCTCCGGTACCTGAAGCGGCCTGCTCCCGGCAGCCCCGGAGGAATCACCCTGGATTTTCTCGGTCAACATGGCTTTCTAAGCTGA
- the aroB gene encoding 3-dehydroquinate synthase, which yields MLVELGARSYEIIIRPGALVGLGAALAGLNPGRRALIVSDTHVAPLWAEKVRENLATAGFNPALVTLPAGEEAKSLGWLAHLYSAAVSAGLERSSPVLALGGGVVGDAAGFLAATYLRGVPFIQVPTTLLAQVDSAVGGKVAVNLPQGKNLVGAFYQPRLVLVDPEVLTTLPEDQFCTALGEVVKYGAILDAAFFAHLEEHLPALLARDPAELSTVIERCLTLKAQVVEEDERETGRRALLNFGHTLGHVLEAASGFTLPHGAAVARGIAVEAELARRLGLLSSEEVQRLQELIGRAGLSTALSPALSWEEARPLLYRDKKVRDGRLIFALPQGLGRGRVVPVPEGAVEQLWRDLV from the coding sequence ATGCTGGTCGAGCTTGGTGCACGCAGCTACGAAATCATCATCCGTCCCGGCGCCTTGGTCGGCCTGGGCGCGGCTCTCGCCGGGCTCAACCCGGGCCGGCGCGCCCTCATCGTAAGCGATACCCACGTGGCCCCCCTCTGGGCAGAGAAGGTGCGTGAGAACCTTGCCACCGCCGGGTTCAACCCGGCCCTCGTCACCCTGCCGGCCGGGGAAGAAGCCAAGTCCCTGGGCTGGCTGGCCCACCTCTACAGCGCCGCCGTGAGCGCCGGGTTGGAACGCTCCTCCCCCGTGCTGGCTCTGGGCGGCGGCGTGGTGGGGGATGCCGCCGGCTTCCTCGCCGCCACTTACCTGCGCGGCGTTCCCTTCATCCAGGTGCCCACCACCCTGCTGGCCCAGGTGGACAGCGCCGTCGGCGGCAAGGTGGCCGTGAACCTGCCCCAAGGCAAAAACCTGGTAGGCGCCTTCTACCAGCCCCGCCTGGTCCTGGTGGATCCCGAGGTGCTGACCACCCTCCCCGAGGACCAGTTCTGCACCGCCCTAGGCGAAGTTGTGAAGTACGGCGCTATCTTGGATGCGGCGTTCTTCGCCCACCTGGAGGAGCATCTCCCGGCCCTCCTGGCTCGGGATCCGGCCGAGCTCAGCACCGTCATCGAGCGCTGCCTTACCCTCAAGGCCCAGGTGGTGGAGGAAGACGAACGGGAGACCGGGCGCCGCGCCCTCCTCAACTTCGGTCACACGCTGGGCCACGTGCTCGAGGCCGCCAGCGGCTTCACCCTGCCGCACGGCGCAGCCGTGGCGCGCGGCATAGCGGTGGAGGCGGAGCTCGCCCGCCGGTTGGGGCTTTTGAGCAGTGAAGAGGTGCAGCGCCTGCAGGAGCTCATCGGCCGCGCCGGCCTTTCCACCGCTCTTTCCCCCGCCCTGTCCTGGGAAGAGGCCCGTCCCCTCCTCTACCGGGATAAAAAGGTGCGGGACGGCCGCCTCATCTTCGCCCTCCCGCAGGGCCTGGGCCGGGGCCGGGTGGTCCCGGTGCCGGAAGGCGCGGTAGAGCAGCTCTGGAGGGACCTGGTATGA
- the aroC gene encoding chorismate synthase, which produces MRFLTAGESHGPALTAIVEGFPAGVPIAKKAIDGELARRQRVAGRGARSTRIEADEVEILSGVRGGLSLGSPIALQIKNRDWPHWEPYLSPAGEVKRGRELVCPRPGHADLAGGQKYGFADLRNVLERASARSTAARTAVGALARQLLAQLGVRITGYVASIGTVRLPAERVAEAAVEEIARRAAASPVLTPDPETETAMLQVIAAAQEAGNTLGGTFVVLASGLPPGLGSHVEWDRRLDGRLGQALLSIPAVKGMAIGDAFAVAQEPGSAAHDAIFYAPRRGYWRASNRAGGLEGGITNGETLVVTAAVKPIPTLLKDPLPSVNIRTREPARAAVERSDTCAVPAACVVGEAAVTWELARAVLEKFGGDTLDEIRAAWERYQARLQDWPR; this is translated from the coding sequence ATGCGCTTTCTCACCGCCGGCGAATCCCACGGCCCGGCCCTGACGGCCATCGTCGAGGGTTTTCCCGCCGGCGTGCCCATCGCCAAGAAGGCTATCGACGGGGAACTGGCCCGCCGCCAGCGCGTCGCCGGGCGCGGCGCGCGCAGCACCCGGATTGAAGCGGACGAGGTGGAAATTTTAAGCGGCGTGCGCGGCGGCTTGAGCCTGGGCAGCCCCATCGCCCTTCAGATTAAAAACCGCGACTGGCCGCACTGGGAGCCCTACCTCTCCCCTGCCGGAGAAGTAAAGCGGGGACGCGAGCTGGTCTGCCCCCGCCCCGGGCACGCCGACCTGGCCGGCGGGCAAAAGTACGGCTTCGCCGACCTGCGCAACGTGCTGGAACGCGCCAGCGCCCGCTCCACCGCCGCCCGTACGGCGGTAGGAGCACTGGCGCGGCAGCTCCTGGCCCAGCTGGGGGTAAGGATCACCGGGTACGTGGCCAGTATCGGCACAGTACGGCTGCCGGCGGAACGCGTGGCCGAAGCGGCGGTTGAAGAAATCGCCCGCCGCGCCGCTGCCTCCCCCGTGCTCACCCCCGACCCGGAGACGGAGACCGCCATGCTCCAGGTTATCGCCGCCGCTCAAGAAGCCGGTAACACTTTGGGGGGGACTTTCGTGGTGTTGGCTTCTGGCCTGCCGCCCGGGCTGGGCAGCCACGTGGAGTGGGACCGGCGCCTGGACGGGCGCCTCGGCCAGGCCCTCCTCTCCATCCCTGCGGTCAAAGGCATGGCCATCGGTGACGCCTTCGCCGTGGCGCAGGAGCCGGGTTCCGCTGCGCATGATGCCATTTTCTATGCGCCCAGGCGCGGCTACTGGCGCGCCAGCAACCGGGCCGGAGGCCTGGAGGGCGGTATAACGAACGGCGAGACCCTCGTGGTGACCGCCGCCGTTAAACCTATACCCACCCTCCTGAAGGACCCGCTTCCCAGCGTTAACATCCGCACGCGGGAACCGGCGCGCGCCGCCGTAGAACGCTCCGACACCTGCGCCGTGCCCGCCGCCTGCGTGGTGGGAGAAGCGGCGGTGACCTGGGAACTGGCCCGGGCCGTGCTCGAAAAGTTCGGCGGCGACACCCTGGATGAGATCCGGGCGGCCTGGGAGCGCTACCAAGCCCGCCTCCAAGACTGGCCCCGGTGA
- a CDS encoding bifunctional 3,4-dihydroxy-2-butanone-4-phosphate synthase/GTP cyclohydrolase II produces the protein METFTFAPIEEVLEELRQGRPVVVVDDENRENEGDLVAAAEKITPEIINFMISYGRGLVCLPVTEERADELDLKPMVTDNKDPMKTAFTVSIDAREGTTTGISAYERALTVKKVIDPKSTPADFNRPGHVFPLRAKKGGVLRRAGHTEAAVDLARSAGLYPAGVICEIIKADGTMARLPDLMEFTRKHGLKLCTIADLIRFRRRTEKLVRKVAEARLPTKYGDFTLKAYKDEISSLLHLAIVKGEPGGDEPTLVRVHSECLTGDMLGSLRCDCGDQLAQALRSIEAEGRGVVLYLRQEGRGIGLEAKLHAYALQDQGLDTVEANTALGYPPDLRDYGIGAQILADLGLKRIRLMTNNPRKIHGLSGYGLEIVDRVPLVIPPTAENRHYLATKRTKLGHLLNL, from the coding sequence ATGGAGACTTTCACCTTTGCGCCCATTGAAGAGGTTCTGGAAGAGTTGCGACAAGGGCGGCCGGTGGTGGTTGTGGATGACGAGAACCGGGAAAACGAAGGGGATCTGGTGGCTGCCGCTGAAAAAATCACCCCTGAGATTATAAATTTCATGATCAGTTATGGTCGTGGTCTGGTTTGCCTGCCCGTGACTGAAGAAAGAGCGGATGAACTTGACCTGAAACCCATGGTAACAGATAACAAGGATCCTATGAAAACAGCCTTCACCGTCTCCATCGACGCCCGTGAAGGTACAACTACGGGAATCTCGGCCTACGAACGGGCATTGACAGTTAAAAAAGTCATTGATCCCAAGTCTACACCCGCCGACTTCAACCGGCCGGGGCATGTCTTTCCCCTGCGGGCAAAAAAGGGGGGGGTCTTGAGGCGCGCCGGACACACCGAAGCCGCGGTAGACCTCGCCCGTTCGGCCGGCCTCTACCCAGCCGGGGTTATCTGTGAAATCATCAAAGCCGACGGCACCATGGCCCGCCTGCCGGATCTCATGGAGTTCACCAGGAAACATGGGCTGAAACTTTGCACCATCGCCGATCTCATTCGTTTTCGCCGTCGCACGGAGAAGCTGGTGCGCAAGGTCGCTGAGGCCCGACTGCCTACCAAGTACGGCGATTTCACGCTTAAAGCTTACAAGGATGAGATTAGCAGCCTGCTGCACTTGGCCATTGTCAAAGGGGAACCTGGAGGCGACGAACCGACGCTGGTCAGGGTGCACTCTGAGTGCCTGACCGGCGATATGCTGGGCTCTCTCCGCTGCGACTGTGGTGACCAGTTGGCGCAGGCGTTGCGCAGTATCGAAGCAGAAGGCCGGGGAGTTGTCTTATACCTGCGGCAGGAAGGGCGGGGAATCGGCCTGGAAGCCAAGCTCCATGCGTACGCTCTCCAGGACCAAGGCCTCGATACCGTAGAAGCCAACACGGCTCTGGGCTATCCGCCGGACCTGCGGGACTACGGAATTGGTGCTCAGATCCTGGCGGATTTGGGCCTAAAGAGGATCCGCTTGATGACCAATAACCCCCGCAAGATTCATGGTTTAAGCGGCTATGGTTTAGAGATAGTCGATCGTGTACCGTTGGTTATACCGCCCACCGCTGAAAACCGTCATTACCTGGCTACCAAGCGCACCAAACTAGGTCACTTATTAAATCTTTAA
- a CDS encoding amidohydrolase family protein produces MLDVLVKNGQVIDGSGNPGFKADVAVQGDRIVRVGHVVEVEAARVIDASGLIVAPGFIDMHTHSDLRVFKHPEEDAKLMQGITTALLGQDGLSVAPLDDANKGPMMRRVSGLLGTYLTEWPWNSMAEYLAAINAVQPATNSLMLVPHGAVRAMALGWENRPATPVELERMKAILAQAMEEGGVGFSTGLIYPPGMYADRTELVELCKVTAGYGGFFVVHMRNEADYVLDSIREVTGICLEAGCPLHISHLKVAGRRNWGRAGEVLALLDEARAQGLEVTFDQYPYIAGSTMLDAVIPPRFHTGGTTKLLENIKDPAFREEIRQVQENIKPERWENWVDTCGWENVMVNAVQTEKNRFAEGKSVAEIAAQTGKTPLDAVCDLLIEEDDAVTMTIFYGSEDDVKEIMQSEYMTLCSDGIVGGKPHPRVYGTCARFLGKYVREEKVLSLPQAVKRMTSLPARRLGLQDRGLIREGMVADITIFDAEAVREKGTFAEPNRYPEGIAHVLVAGRVALEKGKLTGVRAGRALRRRN; encoded by the coding sequence TTGCTAGATGTCCTGGTAAAGAACGGTCAGGTCATCGACGGCAGCGGTAACCCCGGGTTTAAGGCGGACGTTGCAGTTCAAGGGGACAGGATTGTTCGGGTGGGCCATGTCGTCGAAGTGGAGGCTGCCCGCGTTATTGATGCCAGTGGGTTAATCGTCGCTCCCGGTTTCATCGACATGCACACTCACTCGGACCTCAGGGTGTTTAAGCACCCTGAAGAAGATGCCAAGCTGATGCAGGGCATCACCACGGCCCTCCTGGGCCAGGACGGCCTGTCCGTGGCTCCGCTGGATGACGCTAACAAAGGGCCGATGATGCGGCGTGTTTCAGGCCTCTTGGGCACCTACCTTACCGAGTGGCCCTGGAACTCTATGGCGGAATACTTGGCTGCGATTAATGCCGTGCAGCCGGCGACGAACTCCCTGATGCTGGTGCCGCACGGTGCCGTCCGGGCCATGGCCCTGGGTTGGGAAAACCGGCCCGCCACGCCCGTGGAACTCGAGCGCATGAAGGCTATCCTAGCTCAGGCCATGGAGGAGGGCGGAGTCGGTTTCTCCACCGGGCTCATCTATCCACCGGGTATGTATGCCGACCGCACTGAACTTGTGGAACTGTGCAAGGTGACGGCCGGCTACGGTGGTTTCTTTGTGGTCCACATGCGCAATGAGGCCGACTACGTGCTCGACTCCATCCGCGAAGTGACGGGGATTTGTCTCGAGGCCGGCTGCCCGCTGCACATCTCACACCTGAAAGTCGCCGGACGGCGTAACTGGGGCCGGGCGGGCGAGGTGTTGGCCCTCCTGGACGAGGCGCGCGCCCAGGGCCTGGAGGTCACCTTCGACCAGTACCCCTATATTGCCGGCAGCACCATGCTGGATGCGGTCATCCCACCCCGCTTCCACACCGGGGGCACGACCAAGCTCCTGGAAAACATCAAAGACCCCGCCTTCCGGGAGGAGATCCGGCAGGTGCAAGAGAACATCAAACCGGAGCGCTGGGAAAACTGGGTGGACACCTGTGGCTGGGAGAACGTGATGGTCAATGCCGTGCAAACGGAAAAGAACCGCTTTGCTGAGGGCAAATCCGTGGCCGAGATTGCCGCGCAAACCGGCAAGACCCCGTTGGATGCGGTCTGCGACCTCTTGATCGAAGAGGACGACGCGGTAACCATGACGATCTTCTACGGCTCTGAGGATGACGTGAAGGAGATCATGCAGAGCGAGTACATGACCCTGTGCTCCGACGGGATCGTCGGCGGCAAGCCGCACCCGCGGGTCTATGGTACCTGCGCCCGCTTCTTGGGCAAGTACGTGCGGGAGGAGAAAGTTCTCTCCCTGCCCCAGGCAGTGAAGCGCATGACGTCTTTGCCGGCACGGCGGCTGGGCCTGCAGGACCGGGGGCTGATCCGGGAAGGCATGGTGGCCGACATCACCATCTTCGATGCAGAGGCCGTCCGTGAGAAGGGCACCTTCGCCGAGCCGAACCGGTACCCGGAAGGCATCGCTCATGTCTTGGTGGCCGGCCGGGTGGCACTGGAGAAAGGCAAGCTAACCGGTGTGCGGGCAGGCAGGGCCTTGCGGCGCAGAAATTAG
- the ribD gene encoding bifunctional diaminohydroxyphosphoribosylaminopyrimidine deaminase/5-amino-6-(5-phosphoribosylamino)uracil reductase RibD: MKQEGIELQYMDRALELAATARGRTSPNPLVGAVVVQGGKVVGEGFHPQAGQAHAEVFALEQAGDRARGADLYVTLEPCCHHGLTPPCTERIVAAGIKRVIAAMTDPNPLVSGQGFARLREANIEVIVGVREQEARYLNEAFITYITKRRPFVTAKWAMTLDGKIACASGDSRWVSGARARRWVHELRDQVDAIMVGIGTVLADDPFLTTRLTKPDKKDPIRIILDSHLRTPPTAKLLHSGSKAPTWIACLESAVDRSSPLQQIPGVELLPVPAKDGRIDLQVLLTRLAERKLTHILLEGGSTVNHAALQAGLIDKIYCLIAPKLVGGASAPTPVGGRGRSLMNTAWLARIHGTRFIGEDLLIEAYPKSGEGEGTCSLD; the protein is encoded by the coding sequence GTGAAGCAGGAAGGAATTGAGCTGCAATACATGGACAGAGCGCTTGAACTGGCCGCTACTGCCCGGGGACGCACATCCCCCAATCCCCTGGTGGGTGCCGTGGTTGTTCAGGGCGGCAAGGTAGTCGGTGAAGGATTTCATCCCCAAGCGGGACAAGCCCACGCCGAAGTTTTCGCCCTGGAGCAGGCAGGGGACCGAGCCCGTGGGGCTGATCTTTACGTTACCTTAGAGCCCTGCTGTCACCACGGACTCACCCCTCCCTGCACAGAACGCATTGTTGCTGCTGGAATCAAACGGGTCATAGCCGCCATGACAGACCCTAACCCCCTGGTATCGGGCCAAGGCTTCGCACGCCTGCGAGAAGCAAACATCGAAGTTATTGTCGGTGTCCGTGAGCAGGAAGCACGTTATCTGAACGAAGCATTTATTACTTACATTACTAAGCGGAGACCTTTTGTAACAGCCAAGTGGGCCATGACGCTGGACGGCAAGATCGCCTGCGCCAGTGGTGACAGCCGCTGGGTATCAGGAGCTCGAGCCCGCCGGTGGGTTCACGAACTTCGCGACCAAGTAGACGCAATCATGGTCGGTATCGGGACGGTGCTCGCCGACGATCCATTTTTAACCACCCGTCTTACCAAACCAGATAAGAAGGACCCGATTCGGATCATTCTCGACAGTCACTTGCGCACTCCGCCGACAGCAAAGCTCCTCCACAGCGGTTCGAAGGCGCCTACCTGGATTGCCTGCCTGGAGTCCGCTGTGGATCGGTCTTCCCCTCTGCAACAAATCCCGGGTGTTGAACTGCTGCCGGTACCGGCGAAGGACGGCCGCATTGACCTGCAGGTTCTCTTGACGAGACTGGCAGAGCGTAAATTAACTCATATTCTCCTGGAAGGCGGCAGCACAGTCAACCACGCCGCCTTGCAGGCGGGGTTGATTGACAAGATCTATTGCCTGATAGCCCCGAAGCTGGTAGGGGGCGCTTCTGCCCCCACCCCGGTGGGAGGCCGGGGCCGCAGTCTGATGAACACGGCCTGGTTGGCCAGAATTCATGGGACCCGCTTCATCGGCGAAGATCTGCTTATTGAAGCCTACCCCAAATCAGGTGAAGGAGAAGGAACATGTTCACTGGATTAG
- the aroF gene encoding 3-deoxy-7-phosphoheptulonate synthase, with translation MVIVMQADATQKDIEQVISRLKEAGFGVHLSEGTERTIIGALGGNREALAQQALEALAGVERVVPVLHPYKLVSRELKPEPTVVKVGGVAIGGPEVVVIAGPCAVESEEQILATARAVKAAGARILRGGAFKPRSSPYSFQGLGEEGLRLLALARAETGLPIVTEVLDVRTLETVAAQADMIQIGARNMQNFELLREVGLLKLPVLLKRGLSATIEEWLLAAEYIMREGNSQIVLCERGIRSFDTATRNTLDLAAVPLLHRLSHLPVIVDPSHATGKWRLVAPMSLAAVAAGADGLIIEVHPDPTAALSDGPQSLTPERFQGLMLKLRPVVAAMERSIAGAEGESGR, from the coding sequence ATGGTCATCGTCATGCAGGCGGATGCCACACAAAAAGACATAGAGCAGGTGATTTCACGGCTGAAGGAGGCTGGCTTTGGCGTGCATCTCTCAGAAGGTACCGAGCGGACCATCATCGGCGCACTGGGCGGCAACCGCGAGGCCCTGGCCCAGCAGGCCCTGGAGGCCCTTGCCGGCGTGGAGCGGGTGGTGCCGGTGCTCCACCCGTACAAGCTGGTAAGCCGCGAGTTGAAGCCGGAGCCTACGGTAGTGAAGGTGGGCGGCGTGGCCATCGGCGGGCCCGAGGTGGTGGTTATCGCCGGTCCCTGCGCCGTGGAAAGCGAAGAGCAGATCCTGGCCACGGCACGGGCGGTAAAGGCGGCCGGGGCGCGCATCCTGCGCGGCGGCGCCTTCAAACCCCGCTCCTCGCCCTACAGCTTCCAGGGGCTCGGCGAAGAGGGGCTGCGCCTTCTCGCCCTGGCACGGGCCGAGACGGGCCTGCCCATCGTCACCGAGGTGCTGGACGTGCGCACCCTGGAGACGGTGGCCGCCCAGGCGGACATGATCCAGATCGGCGCCCGCAACATGCAGAACTTCGAGCTCCTCCGGGAGGTGGGCTTGCTCAAGCTCCCGGTGCTCTTAAAGCGCGGCCTTTCGGCCACCATCGAAGAGTGGCTGCTGGCGGCCGAGTACATCATGCGCGAGGGCAACAGCCAGATCGTGCTGTGCGAGCGCGGCATCCGCAGCTTCGATACCGCCACCCGCAATACCCTGGATCTGGCGGCGGTGCCGCTGCTGCACCGCCTCTCCCATCTGCCGGTGATCGTTGATCCCTCCCACGCCACCGGCAAGTGGCGCCTGGTGGCGCCCATGTCGCTGGCGGCGGTGGCGGCCGGCGCCGACGGACTCATCATCGAGGTACACCCTGACCCCACCGCAGCGCTTTCCGACGGTCCGCAGTCCCTTACCCCGGAGCGCTTCCAGGGCCTGATGTTGAAGCTCCGCCCGGTGGTGGCGGCCATGGAGCGCAGCATCGCCGGCGCCGAGGGGGAAAGCGGCCGATGA
- the aroA gene encoding 3-phosphoshikimate 1-carboxyvinyltransferase: MNVTVCPASSPLRGTITVPGDKSISHRALLLGALAEGTTTVHNLLRSADCLSTASCLKALGVGIEGLEGSGPVTVAGRGLQGLAEPEDVLDAGNSGTTARLLLGILAGQPFTALLTGDASLRRRPMARVTAPLARMGAQILGRRDGSLLPLAVRGGRLRGGHFALPVASAQLKSALLLAGLNAEGETSITEPAPSRDHTERMLAAWGVPLRRAGSSVILPAGPRLRAQTVSVPGDISAAAFFLVAAAILPGSQVTIKGVGVNSTRTGVLDVLARMGAPVTLTDRHEESGEPLADITVAAAPLQGVEIAGPLIPRLIDEIPALAVAACYAQGETVIRDAAELRVKESDRLAALARELGALGADIRELPDGLIIRGRPLHGGEVKSHGDHRLAMALAVAALAARGPVTIAGADCVSISFPTFFSQVPGTRRH; the protein is encoded by the coding sequence ATGAACGTAACCGTTTGTCCCGCCTCTTCCCCACTCCGGGGCACCATCACCGTGCCCGGCGACAAGTCCATCTCCCACCGCGCCCTCCTCCTGGGTGCGCTCGCCGAGGGCACAACCACCGTCCACAACTTGCTGCGCAGCGCCGACTGCCTGAGCACCGCCAGCTGCCTCAAGGCGCTGGGCGTTGGGATTGAGGGCCTGGAGGGAAGCGGCCCGGTTACCGTCGCCGGCCGGGGACTTCAGGGCCTGGCGGAGCCGGAAGATGTGCTGGACGCCGGCAACTCCGGCACCACCGCCCGCCTCCTCCTGGGCATCCTGGCCGGGCAGCCCTTCACCGCCCTTCTCACCGGCGATGCTTCGCTCCGCCGCCGGCCCATGGCGCGGGTGACGGCACCGCTCGCGCGCATGGGCGCGCAGATCCTGGGGCGCAGAGATGGTAGCCTGCTTCCTTTGGCCGTCCGGGGCGGTAGACTCCGGGGCGGCCACTTCGCCCTTCCCGTGGCCTCCGCCCAGCTGAAGTCGGCCCTGCTCCTGGCCGGCCTCAATGCCGAAGGCGAGACCAGCATCACCGAGCCCGCGCCCTCACGGGATCACACAGAGCGGATGCTCGCCGCCTGGGGCGTGCCGCTCCGGCGGGCAGGAAGCAGCGTTATTCTCCCAGCCGGCCCGCGCCTGCGGGCGCAAACCGTCTCCGTCCCCGGTGACATCTCCGCTGCGGCCTTCTTCCTCGTCGCCGCGGCCATCCTTCCCGGCAGCCAGGTCACCATCAAAGGGGTGGGCGTCAACTCCACCCGCACGGGCGTCCTCGATGTTCTGGCGCGCATGGGCGCCCCGGTCACCCTGACCGACCGGCACGAAGAAAGCGGCGAACCGCTGGCTGATATCACCGTTGCCGCCGCGCCGCTTCAGGGCGTCGAGATCGCCGGGCCGCTCATACCCCGCCTCATCGACGAGATCCCCGCCCTGGCCGTGGCCGCCTGCTACGCCCAGGGCGAGACCGTCATCCGCGACGCGGCCGAACTGCGCGTGAAAGAGAGCGACCGCCTGGCCGCCCTGGCCCGGGAACTGGGCGCTCTGGGCGCCGACATCCGCGAACTCCCCGACGGCCTCATCATCCGCGGCCGCCCCCTCCACGGCGGCGAAGTCAAGAGCCACGGCGATCACCGCCTGGCCATGGCCCTGGCCGTCGCCGCCTTAGCCGCCCGCGGCCCCGTCACCATCGCCGGGGCCGACTGCGTCAGCATCTCGTTCCCTACCTTCTTCTCCCAGGTGCCGGGCACCCGGAGACACTAA
- a CDS encoding prephenate dehydrogenase/arogenate dehydrogenase family protein, giving the protein MTLVKRLALLGTGLIGGSLALDWQAAGAVREVVGWDVVPAAVGLALAEGIIQAAAASPEEAVAGADLVLVAAPVKATCDLAARLGPQLKSGQIVTDVASVKAPVLAAWERACSPGVEFVGGHPLAGSEKAGPQAARRGLFQGAAYVLAPGGSASARATELVAALVRLAGAAPVFLPAERHDALVAATSHLPHLSAVALVSAAAELAGGALGLSAGGFADTTRIALSSPVMWRDICLTNRDAILAALDCFSRRLAAVRALVAAGKAAQLEELFNVVRETRSQLTSAREGTACAFSPPANPTARP; this is encoded by the coding sequence ATGACCCTGGTGAAGCGGCTGGCGCTCCTCGGCACCGGCCTCATCGGCGGTTCCCTGGCGCTGGACTGGCAGGCGGCGGGGGCCGTGCGCGAGGTGGTGGGCTGGGATGTCGTACCGGCGGCCGTAGGGCTGGCCCTGGCCGAAGGTATTATCCAGGCGGCGGCCGCAAGCCCGGAGGAAGCTGTAGCCGGGGCGGACCTGGTGCTGGTGGCGGCGCCGGTCAAGGCCACCTGCGACCTGGCCGCCCGCCTCGGACCCCAGCTTAAAAGCGGCCAGATCGTAACCGATGTCGCCAGCGTGAAGGCACCCGTGCTGGCAGCCTGGGAACGAGCCTGCTCACCGGGGGTGGAGTTCGTCGGCGGGCACCCCCTGGCCGGCTCGGAAAAGGCCGGCCCCCAGGCGGCACGGCGCGGGCTCTTTCAGGGCGCGGCCTACGTCCTTGCGCCGGGCGGCAGCGCGAGTGCGCGCGCCACGGAGCTCGTAGCCGCCCTGGTGCGCCTGGCCGGGGCTGCGCCGGTGTTTCTCCCGGCGGAGCGGCATGACGCCCTGGTGGCCGCCACCAGCCACCTGCCCCACCTCAGCGCCGTCGCTCTCGTGAGCGCCGCCGCCGAGCTCGCCGGCGGAGCCCTGGGCCTCAGCGCCGGCGGCTTCGCCGACACCACCCGCATCGCCCTCAGCAGCCCGGTGATGTGGCGGGACATCTGCCTCACCAACCGCGACGCCATCCTGGCCGCCCTCGACTGCTTCAGCCGCCGCCTGGCCGCCGTGCGCGCCCTGGTGGCGGCAGGAAAGGCGGCACAGCTGGAAGAACTCTTCAACGTGGTCCGGGAGACCCGCTCCCAACTTACCAGTGCCAGGGAGGGAACAGCATGCGCTTTCTCACCGCCGGCGAATCCCACGGCCCGGCCCTGA